The genomic stretch TGAGGCGGCGCATTTTGCCGGCAGCCTGGTCGACAACCTGCTCAACTTCTCGCAGATGGGCCGCTCGGCCTTGCGCCTGTCAGACGTCGACCTGAACGCCCTGGTCGAGGCCATTCGCAGCGAACTGGCCCCCGATTACGAAGGCCGCGCAATCGTTTGGGACATCGCCCCGCTGCCCAAGGTGATCGGCGACCCGGCATTCATCAACATGGCCTTGCACAACCTGATAGCCAATGCCATCAAGTACACCCGCGGCCGCAACCCTGCTCGCATCGGCATCAGTGCCGTACAGCACCCCGGCGAAACCGAGGTCTGCATCCGCGACAATGGCGTGGGCTTCGACATGGCCTACGCCAACAAGCTGTTCGGCGTCTTCCAGCGCTTGCACCGCATGGAAGATTTCGAAGGCACCGGCATTGGCCTGGCGAGTGTACGCCGCATCATCGAGCGCCATGACGGTCGAGTCTGGGCCACTGGCCAGATCGACCAAGGCGCCAGCTTCCACTTCACCCTACCCCGAAACACTGTTACCTGAGGCATCGCTACCATCATGCTCAAGCCCATTCTGCTGGTCGAAGACAACCCCCGAGACCTGGAGCTGACCCTGCTGGCCCTGGAGCGCAGCCAGTTGGCCAACGAGGTCATCGTGCTGCGTGACGGCGCCGATGCGCTCGACTACTTGCTGCGCCGCAACGTCTATGCCGAGCGCGATGACGGCAACCCTGCCGTGCTGTTACTCGACCTTAAACTGCCCAAGGTCGACGGCCTGGAGGTGCTCAAGGAAGTGCGCGCCACTGCCGAACTGCGCAGCATCCCCACCGTGATGCTGACCTCCTCGCGCGAAGAGCCCGACCTGTTGCGTGCCTACGAGCTGGGGGTAAACGCTTATGTGGTAAAACCCGTGGAATTCAAGGAATTCGTCGCCGCCATCTCCGACCTCGGGGTATTCTGGGCAGTGCTAAACGAACCGCCACCCGGCTCACTGCGACTGAACCGTCGCGGTAGCAACTGAGGCCGCCGCGACGATGCATCAAACGCCGTTGAAACTACTGATGGTCGAAGACAGCTCGATGGACGCCGAGCTGACCCTGATGCGCCTGGAGCGCAGCGGGCTGCATGTACAGTCGCAGCTGGTGTTCGACCATGCGGGTGTCGAACATGCCCTGCGCCAGGCCCACTACGACCTGATCTTGTGTGACTGCGTGCTACCAGGCTCGTCCGGTACCGAAGTGCTGGCCATCGCCCAACGCCTGGCACCCGATATTCCGTTCATATTCCTGTCCGGCATTTATGGCGAAGAGCACGCGGTGGAAATGATCCGCCTGGGCGCGACCGACTATGTGTTGAAGAAGAACCTGCCACTACTGCCCAAAGCCGTGCGCCGAGCCCTGAGCGAAGTGCAGGAACGCCAGCGCCGTCGCCGCGCCGAAGAGGCCTTGGCGGACGTCGAAGCACGTGCTCGCATTGCCATCGACGCCGCCGGCATGGGCACCTGGGACCTGCGCCCGCAAGAGGGCCTGTTGCTTTGGGATGACCGCTGCAAGACCTTGTTCGGCCTGCCCACCAGCACCGAAATGAGCCTTGAAGTGTTCTACGCCGGCATCTACCCCGACGACCTGCCACTGGTGCGCGAGGCGGTGGAACATGCCATGCGCCCGGAAAGCGACGGTCATTACCGCGTGGAGTTTCGGATCGCGCAACCCAATGGCCTGGAGCCCCGCTGGTTGCTGAGCAGCGGCCAGAGCCAGTTCGTCGGTGATCAGTGCGTTCGCTTCTCAGGCGTGCTGCAGGACATCCACACGCAACGCCAGGCTACCCAGGCGCTGCGTCAGCTGAACGAGATGCTCGGCGAGCGGGTCGAGCGCCGTACCCGCGAACGCGATCGTGCCTGGGAGCTGTCGCAAGATTTGCTGGCCGTGCTGAACAAAGACTTGACCCCGGTCGCGCTGAACCCCGCCTGGGAAGCCAGCCTGGGCTTCTCACGCGAACGCCTGAGCCAGTCCTCCTTGCTGCACCTGCTGCCGGAACACGACCAGGAACAGTTACTCACCGAACTGGCCGCCCTCTCCCATGGCCGCACCAGCGCACGCTTTGTCGGTCGCATTCTGCATGCCGGCGGCCAGCAACGCTGGCTGTCGTGGGTGGTGGTGCCGGAGGACACCCTGCTGTACGTGGTGGCACGCGACATCACCAGCGAGCGCGAAGCCGCCCTGGGCCTGGCAGATGCCAACGCCCGGCTGCGCGAACAGATCAACGAGCGCGAGCGCATCGAGGCCGCTCTGCAGCAGATGCAGCGGCTGGAAGCGGTCGGGCAGCTGACGGCTGGCGTGGCGCATGACTTCAATAACCTGCTGACGGTGATACTCACCGGTGCCAGCTTTCTGGAGCGCGATCTGGCCAAGGCCGACCTGGAAAAGGCCCGCACTCGCCTCACCCATATCCGCGAGGCGGGCGAGCGTGGCGCCAAGCTGACCTCGCAACTGCTGGCCTTCTCCCGCCGCCAGCGTCTGGAGCCGGTGCCGCTAAACCTCAATCGTACCCTGGCCGGCCTGGAAGAGCTGCTGCGCCGCACCCTGGGCGGCAACGTCTCGGTGCGCCTGGACCTTGACCTGGCCCTGTGGCAGGCACTGACCGACCCCACCCAGACCGAGATGATCATCCTCAACCTGGCGATCAATGCCCGCGATGCCATGCCCGACGGCGGCCAACTGACCCTGACAACGCGCAACACCCGTATCGACAAGCGCCCACAACGCCCGGAAGACCCGGACCCGGGCGAGTACGTGATGCTGAGTATCCGCGATACGGGGTGCGGCATGAGCGAAGACGTGCAGGCCAAGGTATTCGAGCCTTTCTTTACCACCAAGGACATCGGCAAAGGTTCGGGGCTGGGCCTGGCCCAGGTATTCGGCTTCGCCAAGCAGTCCGGTGGCGGCGTGCGCATCGACACCACACTCGGTCGCGGTACCGAAGTGGCGGTATACCTGCCAGCGGTAAAAGAGGAGATGGTGAACGAACCTGCAGCAGCAGTGCTCAGTCAGCCGATCAGCGAAAGCGGCCATAACCGCACGGTGCTATTGGTGGACGACGACCATCTGGTGCGCGACATGCTGGGTGATGTGTTACGCCAATACGGCTACCAGGTGCGCCAGGCGCACAGCGGCGAACAGGCATTGGCCTTGCTGGATGACGATATCGACCTGCTGCTGACTGATTTCGCCATGCCCGAGTTCAACGGTGCACAACTGGCGCTGGCGGCCCGCGAACGGTACCCCCACGTGCCGGTGGTGTTTCTTACCGGTTATGCGGAGTTGCAGGGGCTGGAACTGCCGGGCAGCCTGGTGATCCAGAAGCCGGTGCAGGCTGATGAACTGGCCAGGGCGCTGAACGAAATGCTGGGGATTGCCGGGTAACCTGGTACGGCACGAACCGCGCTCAGGAGGCGCGGTGGCGCGCAAACCACACAAACGCGAAAACCCAGTGCTCATCTTTCCTGGCACTGGGTGAAATACGTTTGAATCTGAAAAATGGCAGGGGCGGCTGGATTCGAACCAACGCATGGCAGGATCAAAACCTGCTGCCTTACCGCTTGGCGACGCCCCTGTATCGGATGCAGCATTTGCTGCCCTGACAATTCCAAGTGAGTGACAACTGGGTTGTTGTCTTGGAATGCGCGGCACTTTAACAACAAACTTTCGGTCTGTGAACCCCCCTGATAAAAAAATTGCCAAAAAAACAGCGAGTTAATCATTTCGGCTCGGGTGCAGCGACCGTCCGTCGGTTTCCGCCTGCCTCGCTTCAACACAATCGCATTCCGCACTTCCAATCAGATAAGCCCATTGCATTGACCAAGGAGGACCCCATGCCTGTCTCTCACGACCTCTACCAGGACCTGCACTACCCGCGCGAAATCGTCCAGCAGCGCCGCCAGCAGGACAAGGCGCTGGACCGCCTGCTGGACGAGTACGTGGACATCGACAACCAGGTGCTGGCTGCCGAATCGATATCGGCCGGTAATTTCGTCGACGAAGACCTGCGCCACCTCAAGGAGCGTCGCCTGGCGGTGAAGTACATGATCGAGCGCCAACTGGAGCGCAAGGCATAGCCCGTACAGGTACAACAGGCGGTCAGACCTATCGCAAGAAGTGATGATTGCCCGGCACTTTCTCTATTAGTCAAAATGGCCGCCCTCGGGCAAGCTGCAGGCTGCCCCACCATCGCCCAAGGAGCGTTGCTTTTGTCTGCCTGGATCCCCACCCCCCTGCGCCAGCTTGGCCAACGCTTGCGCGGCACCGCCAATCAACAGAGCGAGCTGCTCGGCTGGTTCGAGGACAAGGCGCACAGCCGCGGTTATCAGCTGAGTGACGGTCAGCGGCGGGTAATTCACTGCATGGCCGAACAACTGACGCAGCTTGAACAAGGCCAACCGCGCAGCCTGTACCTGTACGGCTCGGTCGGCCGTGGTAAAAGCTGGCTGCTCGATGGCTTTTTCCAGGCCGTGCCGATAACCGCCAAGCTGCGCCTGCACTTTCATGACTTCTTTGCACGCCTGCACCAGGGCATGCACCGCCACCAGGCGCTGGACGACGCGCTGGGCGCAACGCTAAACGAGCTGGTGGGCGGTTGCCAGGTGCTGTGCTTCGACGAATTCCACGTGCATGACATAGGCGATGCCATGCTGCTCACCCGGCTGTTCAACGCCTTGTTCGCCCGAGGCGTGTACGTGCTGGTGACTTCTAACTACGCACCCGAAGGGTTGCTGCCCAACCCGCTGTATCACGAGCGTTTTCTGCCGGTCATTCGCCTGATCAACAGCTCGATGCAAGTGCTCGAAGTCGGTGGCGACACCGATTTTCGAAGCTTGCCGGCCAACCGCGAGCATCAGCGTTTTACCCAGGGCCATTATGTCTGGCCGGGTGATGCGGCGCAGCGCCAGACGCTGAACGTGCCGAACGAACACCCGGTGATGCTGGAAGTGAACAAGCGCCCGCTGCGGGCGCTGGCCGTCGATGGCCGACGGGTAGTGCTTGGTTTTGACGATCTGTGCGAGAAGGCCACCGCGGTCATCGACTACCTGGTGCTGGCCAGGGACTATGACGAGTGGGTCATCGATGGGCTGGATGACCTCTCGGAGTGTTCGCTGGCGGCTCAGCAGCGCTTCGTCAACCTGGTAGATGTGCTGTATGACCAGGATCGGCGGGTGGTTGTGATCGGTAAACGACCGCTGGAAGAGAGCCTGGGCGGCCCACTGGCCGACCTGATGCGTACCCGCAGCCGGTTGGGGCAACTGCACCAGATTGCCCCCTGAGCCTGCAGTGCCTGAGACGGCCCTTTCGCGGGTGAACCCGCTCCTACGAACCACCGATGCGTGTGTAGGAGCGGGTTTACCCGCGAATACGGTGGCAGCGCCAACGGTGAACGACCGGTGGAAACTGGCCAGCAGGCCCGGCCCCTTCGCGGGTGGAGGCGCTTCGCCCGCGAAAGGGCCATCGAGGTCAAACCATCAGCCCGCCCTGGGCAAATCCGCCAGCACCGCTTCGATCTCGCCCAGCACTGCCGGGTCATCCAAGGTCGAAGGCGGCACATAATCCTGCCCATCGGCAATCTTGCGCAGCACCGCCCGTAGAATCTTGCCGGAACGGGTCTTGGGCAGGCGCTTCACCAGCCGAACCCGGTTGAAACAGGCCAGCGGGCCGATTTCCTCGCGCACGCTGCCCACCAGCTCCACCAGCAACTGCGCCTCGGCAATGCCCTCGCCATCCTTGAGTACCACCAGCGCCAGCGGTACCTGGCCCTTGATCTCGTCATGCACGCCGATCACTGCGCACTCCGCGACCGCCGGGTGGCGGGCGACCAGGTCTTCCATTTCGCCGGTGGACAGGCGATGACCGGAAACGTTGATCACATCATCGGTGCGCCCCATGATGTAGACGAAGCCATCATCGTCCAGATAGCCGCCATCGCCCGTGTGGTAGTAACCCGGATACGTGCGCAGATAGGCCTGCAGGTAGCGCTCGTGATCCCCCCATAGTGTCTGACTGCAACCGGGTGGCAATGGCAGGGCAATCACGATCGACCCCTGATGGTTGGCCCCGAGCAAGTGGCCTTCGTCATCCAGCACGCGAACGTTGTAGCCAGGCACCGCCCGGTTGCTCGACCCTGGCTTCGCCGCGCTGCCCTCCAGCCCGACGCAAGGCGCGGTGACCGGCCAGCCGGTCTCGGTCTGCCACCAGTGATCGTGCACCGGCTTGCCACTCACCCGCTCCAGCCATTCATGGGTGCTGGAATCCAGCTTTTCCCCCGCCAGGAACAGTTGCCGCAGCGAGCTGAGGTCATGTTTGCGGATCAGTTCGCCCTCCGGGTCTTCCTTGCGGATGGCGCGCATGGCCGTCGGTGCACAGAACAGCGCGTTGACCTGATACTGCTCCACCACCCGCCAATAGGCCGAAGCATCCGGGGTGCGGATCGGCTTGCCTTCGTAGAACACCGTGGTACAGCCGCTCATCAACGGCCCATAGACGATCAGTGAATGGCCGACCACCCAACCGACGTCGGAAATGCCCCACCACACATCGCCGGCCTGCATGCCATAGATATGGCGCATGGCATAACACAGCGCCACGGCATTGCCGCCGTTTTCCCGGACGATACCCTTGGGTTTCCCGGTGGTGCCCGACGTGTACATGATGTATAGCGGGTCGCCGGCATCCAGCTCCACAGGCGCCACCGGCTCGGCACCGGCCAAGGCCGCCTGCCAGTCCAGGTCGCGGCCTGGCAGCAGCTCAGCGTGCGCCTGCGGCCGCTGCAGCACCAGCACATTGCGCGGCTGGTGCCGGGCCAGTTGCAGGGCGCGGTCAACCAGCGGCTTGTATGCAATGACCCGGTCGAACTCCAGCCCACACGATGCCGTCAGCAACAAGGTAGGGCGGGCGTCATCGATGCGCAGGGCCAACTCGTTGGCGGCAAAGCCACCGAACACGACCGAATGCACCGCGCCGATCCGCGCGCAGGCCAGCATCGCCATGGCCGCTTGCGGCACCATGGGCATGTAGATGATCACCCCATCGCCCTTGTTCACCCCCAGCTGGCGCAGCAAGCCGGCCAGGCGTGCTACCTCATCACGTAACTGGTTGTAGGTGTAAGTCTGCTGCACGCCGGTCACTGGCGAATCGTAGATCAGCGCCAACTGCTCGCCCCGGCCCTGCTCGATCTGGTGATCGAGGGCCAGGTAACAGCTGTTGAGGCGGCCATCAGCGAACCAGCGGTGGGTCCCGTCGGCGTTGTCTTGCAGGGTCAGGGCAGGCTTGCGGTGCCAGGCCAGGTGTGCGGCCTGTTCCGCCCAGAAAGCGGCAGGGTCGGAAATGGAATGGGCGTAGCTGTGCTGGTAGCTCATGTCGTCAGAAACCCGGTACTTGTTGTTATTGAAGGGCGAAACTTGAGTATGGACCGCTACACCCACCCTGCCATGGGACTAAAGTCACAACCGACCTGCAAATTTGCAGACAACGCAATAACGCCCCATAACAGTGCAAAGCCTCTAGAATAGGCACCCCCTCAAACACCGAGCAGCCCATGGACATCGATCAGGCCCGTACCTTCCTGGAAATTGTGCGTTGCGGCAGCCTGGTCGCCGCAGCCGAACGCCTGTTCGTGTCACAAACCGCGATCACCGCGCGCGTGCAGCGCCTGGAGCAGCAACTGGGTTGCCAGCTGTTCGTGCGTAGCCGCAGCGGCGCCAGCCTGACCAGCGATGGCGAAGCGTTCGTCAGTTATGCCAACCAGTTGGTGCAAACCTGGGAAGCCGCGCGCCGCGACCTGCCGTTGCCTGAAGGTTGCCAGCAGGTGCTGCATGTCGGCGGTGAGGTGAGCCTGGGCAACCCGATGATGCTCGACTGGGTAAGTGCCCTGCACCGCGAACTGCCCAGCCATGCCATCCGCAGCGAGGTCAGCGATGGAGAATCGCTGCTGCGCAAGGTCGAGATGGGCTTGCTGGACGCCGCGCTGGTCTACCAGCCGACCTACGGCCCAGGACTGCAGGTGGAACAGTTGATGGAAGAGAAGCTGATTCGCGTGCGCCGGGTCGACCGGCCCGAACCATATATCTACATCGACTGGGGCGAGGCCTTCCGCCGCCAGCATGATGCGGCCCTGCCCGACCGCGCGCGCCCGGCGTTAAGCTTCAACCTTGGCCCGTTGGCCCTGCAGTTCATACTCGACCAAGGCGGCAGTGGCTACTTCCGCACGCGGGTGGTGCAGGCCTATCTGGACAGCGGCGTGTTCGAGCGGGTACCGCAGGCACCGGAGTTCACCTACCCGACCTTCCTGGTGTACCCACGCAAACGCGACAGCGAAGCCCTGCAACAGGCCTTCGCCATCCTGCGTCGGCTGGTAGCTGCCGGCGCCAGCGACTGGTCACAACGCTGGGACCCGGTTATCTGAAGCCTCGGTCTTGCTGAGCAACTGGCGCTTGAGGCCGGCAATCAGGTCGGTCTGGGTGATCACCCCCACCAGCTTGTCGCCATCAAGCACCGGCAAGCAGTGCAGGCCTTGTTCGCACAACAAAGGCAGCAAGCGTTCCAGCGGGTGCTGGCTGCTGACACTTACAACCCGCGTGCTCATCACTTGCGCCATGCGCACTGCCTTGCGGCCGAACAGGCCGCGCCAGCCGCAACGGCCACGCTGCATGGCCGGGCCAACCAGGTCGCTGAGGCTGACGATGCCCACAAGCTTGCCGTGCTGCAGTACAGGCAGGGTTTTCAGGTGATGG from Pseudomonas putida encodes the following:
- a CDS encoding response regulator, with translation MLKPILLVEDNPRDLELTLLALERSQLANEVIVLRDGADALDYLLRRNVYAERDDGNPAVLLLDLKLPKVDGLEVLKEVRATAELRSIPTVMLTSSREEPDLLRAYELGVNAYVVKPVEFKEFVAAISDLGVFWAVLNEPPPGSLRLNRRGSN
- a CDS encoding response regulator, producing the protein MHQTPLKLLMVEDSSMDAELTLMRLERSGLHVQSQLVFDHAGVEHALRQAHYDLILCDCVLPGSSGTEVLAIAQRLAPDIPFIFLSGIYGEEHAVEMIRLGATDYVLKKNLPLLPKAVRRALSEVQERQRRRRAEEALADVEARARIAIDAAGMGTWDLRPQEGLLLWDDRCKTLFGLPTSTEMSLEVFYAGIYPDDLPLVREAVEHAMRPESDGHYRVEFRIAQPNGLEPRWLLSSGQSQFVGDQCVRFSGVLQDIHTQRQATQALRQLNEMLGERVERRTRERDRAWELSQDLLAVLNKDLTPVALNPAWEASLGFSRERLSQSSLLHLLPEHDQEQLLTELAALSHGRTSARFVGRILHAGGQQRWLSWVVVPEDTLLYVVARDITSEREAALGLADANARLREQINERERIEAALQQMQRLEAVGQLTAGVAHDFNNLLTVILTGASFLERDLAKADLEKARTRLTHIREAGERGAKLTSQLLAFSRRQRLEPVPLNLNRTLAGLEELLRRTLGGNVSVRLDLDLALWQALTDPTQTEMIILNLAINARDAMPDGGQLTLTTRNTRIDKRPQRPEDPDPGEYVMLSIRDTGCGMSEDVQAKVFEPFFTTKDIGKGSGLGLAQVFGFAKQSGGGVRIDTTLGRGTEVAVYLPAVKEEMVNEPAAAVLSQPISESGHNRTVLLVDDDHLVRDMLGDVLRQYGYQVRQAHSGEQALALLDDDIDLLLTDFAMPEFNGAQLALAARERYPHVPVVFLTGYAELQGLELPGSLVIQKPVQADELARALNEMLGIAG
- the zapE gene encoding cell division protein ZapE; protein product: MSAWIPTPLRQLGQRLRGTANQQSELLGWFEDKAHSRGYQLSDGQRRVIHCMAEQLTQLEQGQPRSLYLYGSVGRGKSWLLDGFFQAVPITAKLRLHFHDFFARLHQGMHRHQALDDALGATLNELVGGCQVLCFDEFHVHDIGDAMLLTRLFNALFARGVYVLVTSNYAPEGLLPNPLYHERFLPVIRLINSSMQVLEVGGDTDFRSLPANREHQRFTQGHYVWPGDAAQRQTLNVPNEHPVMLEVNKRPLRALAVDGRRVVLGFDDLCEKATAVIDYLVLARDYDEWVIDGLDDLSECSLAAQQRFVNLVDVLYDQDRRVVVIGKRPLEESLGGPLADLMRTRSRLGQLHQIAP
- a CDS encoding AMP-binding protein, producing the protein MSYQHSYAHSISDPAAFWAEQAAHLAWHRKPALTLQDNADGTHRWFADGRLNSCYLALDHQIEQGRGEQLALIYDSPVTGVQQTYTYNQLRDEVARLAGLLRQLGVNKGDGVIIYMPMVPQAAMAMLACARIGAVHSVVFGGFAANELALRIDDARPTLLLTASCGLEFDRVIAYKPLVDRALQLARHQPRNVLVLQRPQAHAELLPGRDLDWQAALAGAEPVAPVELDAGDPLYIMYTSGTTGKPKGIVRENGGNAVALCYAMRHIYGMQAGDVWWGISDVGWVVGHSLIVYGPLMSGCTTVFYEGKPIRTPDASAYWRVVEQYQVNALFCAPTAMRAIRKEDPEGELIRKHDLSSLRQLFLAGEKLDSSTHEWLERVSGKPVHDHWWQTETGWPVTAPCVGLEGSAAKPGSSNRAVPGYNVRVLDDEGHLLGANHQGSIVIALPLPPGCSQTLWGDHERYLQAYLRTYPGYYHTGDGGYLDDDGFVYIMGRTDDVINVSGHRLSTGEMEDLVARHPAVAECAVIGVHDEIKGQVPLALVVLKDGEGIAEAQLLVELVGSVREEIGPLACFNRVRLVKRLPKTRSGKILRAVLRKIADGQDYVPPSTLDDPAVLGEIEAVLADLPRAG
- a CDS encoding LysR family transcriptional regulator, with the protein product MDIDQARTFLEIVRCGSLVAAAERLFVSQTAITARVQRLEQQLGCQLFVRSRSGASLTSDGEAFVSYANQLVQTWEAARRDLPLPEGCQQVLHVGGEVSLGNPMMLDWVSALHRELPSHAIRSEVSDGESLLRKVEMGLLDAALVYQPTYGPGLQVEQLMEEKLIRVRRVDRPEPYIYIDWGEAFRRQHDAALPDRARPALSFNLGPLALQFILDQGGSGYFRTRVVQAYLDSGVFERVPQAPEFTYPTFLVYPRKRDSEALQQAFAILRRLVAAGASDWSQRWDPVI